From Haemorhous mexicanus isolate bHaeMex1 chromosome 2, bHaeMex1.pri, whole genome shotgun sequence, the proteins below share one genomic window:
- the LOC132323302 gene encoding C->U-editing enzyme APOBEC-1-like isoform X1 codes for MYFNVQEAGMGKETGMYISKRALRKHFDPREYPKETYLLCELRWRGGVRSWQHWVRNDDDNYHAEQYFLEEIFEPRSYNICDMTWYLSYSPCWKCCQVIEGFLEEQRNVNIDIRVARLYYVNNPRNCMALRELKSFQGVKITAMEDEDYDYCWDTFIQPDVNYDFSPKKFKSEIQRNRVKLEDIFQGLHL; via the exons ATGTATTTTAATGTGCaggaggctgggatggggaaggagacAGG CATGTATATATCTAAGAGGGCGTTGAGAAAACACTTTGACCCCCGCGAGTATCCCAAGGAGACGTACCTGCTGTGCGAGCTGAGGTGGCGCGGGGGTGTCAGGTCTTGGCAGCACTGGGTCAGGAATGACGACGACAATTACCATGCAGAGCAGTACTTCCTAGAGGAAATCTTTGAGCCAAGAAGCTACAATATCTGTGACATGACCTGGTACCTGTCCTATAGCCCCTGCTGGAAGTGCTGCCAGGTGATTGAGGGTTTCCTGGAGGAGCAGCGCAATGTGAACATCGACATACGCGTGGCACGGCTCTACTACGTCAACAATCCAAGAAACTGCATGGCCCTCAGGGAACTCAAAAGCTTCCAGGGAGTGAAGATTACAGCCATGGAAGATGAAG ACTATGATTACTGTTGGGACACCTTTATACAGCCAGATGTCAACTATGATTTCTCGCCCAAGAAGTTTAAATCAGAGATTCAGAGGAATCGTGTCAAGCTCGAAGATATTTTTCAG
- the LOC132323302 gene encoding C->U-editing enzyme APOBEC-1-like isoform X5 produces MYISKRALRKHFDPREYPKETYLLCELRWRGGVRSWQHWVRNDDDNYHAEQYFLEEIFEPRSYNICDMTWYLSYSPCWKCCQVIEGFLEEQRNVNIDIRVARLYYVNNPRNCMALRELKSFQGVKITAMEDEDYDYCWDTFIQPDVNYDFSPKKFKSEIQRNRVKLEDIFQGLHL; encoded by the exons ATGTATATATCTAAGAGGGCGTTGAGAAAACACTTTGACCCCCGCGAGTATCCCAAGGAGACGTACCTGCTGTGCGAGCTGAGGTGGCGCGGGGGTGTCAGGTCTTGGCAGCACTGGGTCAGGAATGACGACGACAATTACCATGCAGAGCAGTACTTCCTAGAGGAAATCTTTGAGCCAAGAAGCTACAATATCTGTGACATGACCTGGTACCTGTCCTATAGCCCCTGCTGGAAGTGCTGCCAGGTGATTGAGGGTTTCCTGGAGGAGCAGCGCAATGTGAACATCGACATACGCGTGGCACGGCTCTACTACGTCAACAATCCAAGAAACTGCATGGCCCTCAGGGAACTCAAAAGCTTCCAGGGAGTGAAGATTACAGCCATGGAAGATGAAG ACTATGATTACTGTTGGGACACCTTTATACAGCCAGATGTCAACTATGATTTCTCGCCCAAGAAGTTTAAATCAGAGATTCAGAGGAATCGTGTCAAGCTCGAAGATATTTTTCAG
- the LOC132323302 gene encoding C->U-editing enzyme APOBEC-1-like isoform X3, whose product MYRRKTRGMYISKRALRKHFDPREYPKETYLLCELRWRGGVRSWQHWVRNDDDNYHAEQYFLEEIFEPRSYNICDMTWYLSYSPCWKCCQVIEGFLEEQRNVNIDIRVARLYYVNNPRNCMALRELKSFQGVKITAMEDEDYDYCWDTFIQPDVNYDFSPKKFKSEIQRNRVKLEDIFQGLHL is encoded by the exons ATGTACAGGAGAAAGACGAGAGG CATGTATATATCTAAGAGGGCGTTGAGAAAACACTTTGACCCCCGCGAGTATCCCAAGGAGACGTACCTGCTGTGCGAGCTGAGGTGGCGCGGGGGTGTCAGGTCTTGGCAGCACTGGGTCAGGAATGACGACGACAATTACCATGCAGAGCAGTACTTCCTAGAGGAAATCTTTGAGCCAAGAAGCTACAATATCTGTGACATGACCTGGTACCTGTCCTATAGCCCCTGCTGGAAGTGCTGCCAGGTGATTGAGGGTTTCCTGGAGGAGCAGCGCAATGTGAACATCGACATACGCGTGGCACGGCTCTACTACGTCAACAATCCAAGAAACTGCATGGCCCTCAGGGAACTCAAAAGCTTCCAGGGAGTGAAGATTACAGCCATGGAAGATGAAG ACTATGATTACTGTTGGGACACCTTTATACAGCCAGATGTCAACTATGATTTCTCGCCCAAGAAGTTTAAATCAGAGATTCAGAGGAATCGTGTCAAGCTCGAAGATATTTTTCAG
- the LOC132323302 gene encoding C->U-editing enzyme APOBEC-1-like isoform X4, translated as MWKNIYLSMYISKRALRKHFDPREYPKETYLLCELRWRGGVRSWQHWVRNDDDNYHAEQYFLEEIFEPRSYNICDMTWYLSYSPCWKCCQVIEGFLEEQRNVNIDIRVARLYYVNNPRNCMALRELKSFQGVKITAMEDEDYDYCWDTFIQPDVNYDFSPKKFKSEIQRNRVKLEDIFQGLHL; from the exons ATGTGGAAAAACATATATCTGAG CATGTATATATCTAAGAGGGCGTTGAGAAAACACTTTGACCCCCGCGAGTATCCCAAGGAGACGTACCTGCTGTGCGAGCTGAGGTGGCGCGGGGGTGTCAGGTCTTGGCAGCACTGGGTCAGGAATGACGACGACAATTACCATGCAGAGCAGTACTTCCTAGAGGAAATCTTTGAGCCAAGAAGCTACAATATCTGTGACATGACCTGGTACCTGTCCTATAGCCCCTGCTGGAAGTGCTGCCAGGTGATTGAGGGTTTCCTGGAGGAGCAGCGCAATGTGAACATCGACATACGCGTGGCACGGCTCTACTACGTCAACAATCCAAGAAACTGCATGGCCCTCAGGGAACTCAAAAGCTTCCAGGGAGTGAAGATTACAGCCATGGAAGATGAAG ACTATGATTACTGTTGGGACACCTTTATACAGCCAGATGTCAACTATGATTTCTCGCCCAAGAAGTTTAAATCAGAGATTCAGAGGAATCGTGTCAAGCTCGAAGATATTTTTCAG
- the LOC132323302 gene encoding C->U-editing enzyme APOBEC-1-like isoform X2, translated as MNAAFLDIFYSLMYISKRALRKHFDPREYPKETYLLCELRWRGGVRSWQHWVRNDDDNYHAEQYFLEEIFEPRSYNICDMTWYLSYSPCWKCCQVIEGFLEEQRNVNIDIRVARLYYVNNPRNCMALRELKSFQGVKITAMEDEDYDYCWDTFIQPDVNYDFSPKKFKSEIQRNRVKLEDIFQGLHL; from the exons ATGAACGCTGCCTTTCTGGATATTTTCTACAGTCT CATGTATATATCTAAGAGGGCGTTGAGAAAACACTTTGACCCCCGCGAGTATCCCAAGGAGACGTACCTGCTGTGCGAGCTGAGGTGGCGCGGGGGTGTCAGGTCTTGGCAGCACTGGGTCAGGAATGACGACGACAATTACCATGCAGAGCAGTACTTCCTAGAGGAAATCTTTGAGCCAAGAAGCTACAATATCTGTGACATGACCTGGTACCTGTCCTATAGCCCCTGCTGGAAGTGCTGCCAGGTGATTGAGGGTTTCCTGGAGGAGCAGCGCAATGTGAACATCGACATACGCGTGGCACGGCTCTACTACGTCAACAATCCAAGAAACTGCATGGCCCTCAGGGAACTCAAAAGCTTCCAGGGAGTGAAGATTACAGCCATGGAAGATGAAG ACTATGATTACTGTTGGGACACCTTTATACAGCCAGATGTCAACTATGATTTCTCGCCCAAGAAGTTTAAATCAGAGATTCAGAGGAATCGTGTCAAGCTCGAAGATATTTTTCAG